A region of the Chroicocephalus ridibundus chromosome 1, bChrRid1.1, whole genome shotgun sequence genome:
TGACCCACAGTTTCATATAGCAAACAGCTTTACCTTTCCCGCGCAGAGCTCCACTCCAATTAGCTGTGGGCTGCTGTGTGTGCCACTACAGCTACACCAGCACAAACTGGTGTAAGAGAAGGGAGAACCAGGCCCTTTGTCTGTGAAAGCTCAACGCCATCCTCACTGATTCCCATGGCCAGTATTTTCCCACTTAATCCTCTTCACTGTaactcacaaaaataaaataaacactctGCAGAGGTGGTATCTGAGTTTGGCCATCATATTGTTAACATATGCACACAGTGCCAGTTACTGTTATTAAGTcaataaaaaagtctttattcTGCAATTTTAAAAGAGGTAATAGCTGCAGCCTGCATTAAAAATACCTTTCacactgtaaaaaacaaacaaaacaccacaggCTACAACTTTTCTAGAACCACACACCAGTTTCCCTGATCATAGTAACTCTTTTGAACCCTCACACAATCCAGGGATCTGCACGCTGCTTCCAGTTCCCCTTCACAGAACACATGGTAATAGCGGTGGAAAACAGGGCTGAGTTCTTGGGATtccttggagccagctggaaacAACACTGTATCAAcactttcccctttctttttagTGCCACCTTTCAGGTGCCAGGGAACCAGCAAATCTTGAGAGTGAAAGGAGGTTCGGTTAGTGTGAACAGGCAGTCTGGAGTCTGCGACTGGCTTTGCATCACAGCCTTCATCCTTCGAGTCATGAAGGAGTCGGTCAGAACATGCTGAGTCTTGGCTGCTGCTATCAGGCATTTGATCGCTAAGTGGTCTCTGGGCCATGCCGGTATTGATTTCCTCCACTGTGTCTTTACTACCATTCTTTTCCTTAAGGTATTTAGACTTCTGGTTTTTGTACTCTTGTTCCATTGCCCAGACGTAAATGAGTGCTGTTCCACCAGGTCTTAGAAGTCGGACTAGTTCACGGATAGTAGCCAGTCTCCTCTCctataaaggaaagcaaaagtgtAGCGCTAGTACATAAAGGCAGGAGAATGGAATGGCAGCAATTCCTCCTTACTGTCCCCCCACAAGACATAATAAAAATCAGGGACATATTTTTCCACTATTCATTTTCATTCATAATATAGTCCATCACTATGTGCAAGCCAAGACATTTTCTTAAACACAATTCTTGCTGAAACACAATTTCTTCAcctaaagggttatcaagcattggaacaggctgcccagggaagtggttgaggcaccacccctggaggtatttaaaagacgggtaggtgGGCACTCAGGGAtgtggtttaatggtggacttggcagtgttaggttaacagctggactcGCCAAtcttaaaaggtcttttccaacctaaatgattctacgattctccttcCGTTTGAAACCAGTGCTGTGCTGAGCAGAATTTCTTAGACATATCAGCCCAGCTGGAAATGACACACGCCTCAGTATCTAAAATCCCAGATTCAATTCTACCATACCTGATGATACACACCCTAGTCTCCAGTAGAAGGAGTCAGATTTATGGCTCAAACACTGGTTGCTCTGACCACGTCAGCCTTCTCCAAAGCAGACTTCTTCCTACTTTTTTATATTGGGCTTGGAAACATTCGCTGTTTCTGGTAGGGAGAGACCAGCGGGCTCCACCCAAGATTATGGCTCCCTGGTCTAGAAGTTTGTTACAATCACACAGCTCCTGCCACACAGGAGAAGCTCACACAGCCCAGAGATACAGCAGCCTAGCGAGCAGTGTCCCTGTCATTTGCAGATGGACAACGAAGGCACAGAGAAAAACACGAGATCTGCTCAAGATCTGAGCTGGGAAGTAACATATCTCTTGACTCCCAAAGCAGAGCCCCCTTCTCCAGTGTCATTAATTGTAATCagacaaaaatgaaacacaaacacCCAGatcaaagtgccaggaggagcaAGGGCATCTGCCACGCAGAGGGAGAACGTGAAGAGAAAGTTTAAGAAGCATTGGCAGTGCAACAGCTTGATGTGCTCTGACAGCTGCTTACGCCAAGTGCAAACCTATGATTTCCCCCATTTTGTTCTTCCCTTTTGCTTTCGTGAGCCCAAAGTAGTGGGTTTTTGTAATATTAGTAGCTCTGCACAGCAATACAACAGTACAGTGGAGCACAGAGAGGGCGACTTACCGCTGTTGAGAAATGGTGGATTACCGCAATAGAGATGCAGGCGTCACAAGAACCACTGCGGATTGGTACCGATAGGGCATCACAGACAAAAGCCTGgaaatttttttctccacaaatatCCACCAGGTTTTTGCTGCGATCACAGCCAACCTATAACAGAAAGTGCTTCATGAAGCTTTTCATAATTACAAGACTGGAAAATGATTTTCACTTGATGCTTACAGTAATAGAGTCATCACAGTCTCCTACTGAGGTAGCacattttagtttaaaataaaaacaagtgcaAGAAAATAGCCTTAAGTAAGAGGAATATATATGGTTCCCAGGtagagacaaaaagaaataactcctGATGCTTACTTTAAACAAAGATGGCAGGTTGGATATTAGACAGCTCATTATAGCATGCTGATTTTGAACCAGCTTAGGACAGAAGAGGTTTCAACCTAACTTTTCCTCAAAACTGTCTCTTGAAACCAGCAAAACAAGAGGTGACCTAgcctcagtattttattttcctttcaattgATATTTGTAACCTGACAACATTTGAAGCAGACAAATACTGAACTCACGAAAGCTGAATGTACAAGTGTAAATGACAAACTGGTGACCTTGGTGGCATCACTGAAGTATGTCACACAGCTTCACCAATCACCCAGGTTTCGTCATTTCAGTGTAAGTAAGGAAGTGCTCAGGTACAGTCCTCTTCACCCTCAGTATCACGATCCACAAAAATTTAACCTCAACATAATTTTCCAAGGTTCTGTGCAGTCGTGATAAAGTGACCCCTAGAAATCATTTCAGGACACCTCATTAAAtgtttctttcccccccgcctttAAGCCTTGCCCAGTGTGCAGGTCCAAGATGGTAAGAAAAAGCATCTTGAAGATATCTTTTACATGCTTGCATAAACACAATAAATCCAAATTGATCAAGACCCTTCTGAAAGAACAAACAGAGCGAGGTATGCACCACCCTCATTTTCATGCCATGCACATTGAACACTCAAACTGAAGCCCTGCTACCAAGCCATACATCAAACCCAGCTTGCATaagaatattaaatttatttttgtttccaatgATCAGTAATGAGTAGATAGCAGAGAACAGATTCAGAATCCTAAGTAATTAATGCTAACAGTGTTTATTGCATTTGACACAGAAAGAATACTAAACCATCCCTGATCTAAGAAGAATAGCAAAGAATTTGTTCTGGTTAATCAACCCAGTAGAGACAACAGTACttgctaaaattaaaaatctcttttacaatgattaatgaaaatatatttattttccatcatAACTTTTCATTTTATCGGTTCAAATCATTTTAGCTTTCAATCTACTACCAcagttttgaagaaaaccacGATTCTGTTCCAGCCATATGTCCTGAAAGCTTCCAGGTGAGCTGCTTTCTAGTTAGGTCCCTGACTTCTGGTCCAAAGTAAATTAAACAGTTGTGAAAATGCCAACCTGACAACCCAAGATAATCCTCCGCAAAAACAGTATGATGAATATATACATATTGTCCTGCCAATTAGCTCTAAACAGACCTGAAAAGATCAATTCTAGcattgttttcttcccatttattCCTTGGCCTTGTCTCTGCGTTTACTGAAGCACTGAGTGAATAGTATTATTtatgaacagaaaaaaggaaactctTGGTTTACTTGGAAGTTAACATAAATCCCCATCAATTCACACTGGAAGCCAACTGAAGTGTCTTTAAATTACTCTCTTCATGGAATGGATTTAGCTGACAACCTGCATGTTAGAGATTCCACGCCTCATTACCGGTGCCTTCAACTACTTTTGCAATTAAGACATTAGCATGCAGTATTTAATAAACTCAGAGGACCAAATTCACTGCTGACAGAAGGAGGGAGAATACTTGCCATTTCCACTGACAACAAACTTTAACCAGAAAGAATTGCTTTGGTCCTGCGTGTCTATAGCAAAAAAGAGATGGATAATAGAACTCAACCCTCCCCTCCCAAAATGACCTTGAAAAGGACTACACTGTATGTTGATGAAACCCAGTGAACTGAGAATGAGAACAAAGGCATGACTGCCAGAATGTGAAGTCCTCATTTGCATCTAAATTGTATCAAATAATTACGAAGTCAGGCTTACTTGTATTGTCATACTTATTAAAGTGAATCTACATCCAAAGCAAAAAGATTCCGTTTTGCAATGAAAATGGAGACCTTGAAATGGATTACTTTGAATGCACAGCTGCTCTAAAATAGGTATATTAGGCTGAAACTTGATGCAGATTTAAATGTAAACATCATAATAGATGCTATGCACATATGCTGAACTCAGGGAGTCACCGCAGATATGCCTGGTGCTGAAGCTAAGCAAATGTAGCATCCTTACTAGAATTATCTCTGTGTGATATCTCAAAAGAATTATAATCACCACATTCCTGCATTTTCTAGCTTATAAAAAAACATGCATTcgttaaaaaacaaaatacattggTTTCTGTTGCTTAGAAAACAATAACCTAGCAAAACACAGCTAACTTCAGTGATGCAATGCTGGAAAATGAGCTTATCTGATTTTTATGAGTACAGAAAACATTTACAGCAAGGGGCAGAGACCACAAACTCAACTCTTCCCAATTCTGTTACTAACTGATTTCTACATTCTGAAGCACGCGGAAGCTTTGATGTGATGGAACTTTGTTTACAGAAAACAGTTCAAAGGActgttttatatttctttttctttaattacagatttaatcaaaacatttaaaaaaaaaaatctcaaaatataactggaatgctttcatttttgccAGTTCATGTCTCTAATTTTGATGCTTAGCACGGGATGCTGACATCTCTTATAGAAGGGCGCACAAAGGTAGTCAAATTACTACTAGTTCAGTGTCCAAAACCAACAGAATCTAGTAACATTTCTTGGTAAGCCAAACTGTATAAGTTTTTAAGGTTCTCTATTTCTTCTTATTATGTGAGTCTTCTCAATCATTTCTTATACCTGTTTTCCAAATCAAATTCCTTGCTCAACCCCCCAGATTTCTCATATATATCTCAAATAGCATGGCTGACTATTCAGCTGAATCCACCTCTTAGGGAGTCCACCTCTCAGCAAATTGCTCTACACCTTTTAGCATTTCCTCAAAGGAGGCTGGCTTCTTAAGTTTCTCAAATTTTACTCCAGGCAGCCATTCCCACATCCCTGCCTTTTCTGCGGGTACCTCCACTCCTCTCTTCAGTGCTTTTTGTGATGCGGACAATGGCTCGCAGGAGCTCCAGAATGGCCACAGACACCTATGTACTGGGGCACACAATACACTTACATTTTTAacagggatttcaggcactgattTTCATTGTATCTGGATAAACACTAACTGCATCCAGGTCTTGTTTTAAGCCAGGAAATCGGTATTAGTACAGTACATTAGTATGTAATTCCGCAACTAGAACCCCAGCAAACACAAAATTTATGAAAGAGGCGAAAGCCTGTCGTCATTCCGGCATACAGCACCCTCTGTTTAGGGCACGCTGGGTAACACAAACCTCTAGGCTAATAGAGGTATCAAAAAAAGACTAAGATAAAAGGACAAAGGAAGGGAGAAACAAGTGTAACACCTGTGATTTGCCTGAGTTTGCAGCAGCTGTACTGGCTTCCTGAGAACAGGATAACAGGCTGATATCCCATCCCGCTCCTTTGCGCTCCCAGGCACCTTCACCTCCACCGTTTCAGCCAGCAGTAGCTAAATTAAGTTTTATAAAATCTACTTAATGTCGTGGTTTGGAATAGATCATTAGGGGGCAAAAGACACTAAATAAATAGCTTGCTTTGTAATGGTGCTGCAAATCTGCAAGAGAGAAATCCTCTTGCAAGCTTAAAGAAAGACAGGTCAATGTTGCCCACCATTAtatattttccttctgcattatCTCATTATAACTAACTCTACCTGGTAGAATTAGTTCATTTAAGTGTCTGGAAGCCTGATTGATTCAGCACATTAGAAACTGATGGAGAAAACGACATCTAATTCTGAAATCCAGACGCCAAATGGAATTATGTGGCTCCCTGGAGAAACACCTCAGCTATAACTAATAGCATGAGAGCCTCAACCAAATTACATTccagcaaacacacacatacgtaGAAAAAGAGACACCAGAACAGCCGCAGCAAGAAAGACAAATCTCCTTGCTCCAGTTGGTCTGAGTCAGGCCTTTAGTATTCCTTTCACGTAGCATTTTGGTTTTCCATTGCATACAGTCAGGGTGTCTGTGGAAACAAAGTGCTATGTCTAAAGCGTGAAGTTCATTTCTCAGTGACAAAGCGTCCGAACCAGGTTGAACAATCCAGCGTTCAGTCTTGTGCTGCTGTTGCCCAGTTCCTTCTGAGCTCTCTTCCCAGATCTCCCATCATTTTAATGACTCCTATTCATTGAGATAAAAGGGCAGGAAAGGTTCCTCTGCCTCACCCGCCAATCACTAAGATAGAGTGAATTTCCTCCAAGTATACCTTTACCAATTAGTTTTGTCCTTCCTGCTTTTACCCACTCATATTAAGTCCTTTGGACAGAAATCTGTTCTCAATCAACATGGACCCAGTGCAAGTAAAACCCACCCACCATTATGCAAGCATACCACAGCAAATATTCACCATCCCTCTTCCCCACACACTGGCAAAAATCAAACTTTTATACAGTTCCAGTGGATCCCAGTTTGGGACAGTAATACAGAAAAGAGAGATGCACATCTCGCAGCAAAAGGGTCACGTGAAATACAAGCTGCATTACCGATCGCCTTTGAATGACAAGCACTACAGAAATAGGAATGTCTGTGTTAAGGCAATCCATCTGGGCTCCTGCATTGCCAGCATTTTTCTTCCTAGCATCAGTATTCTGGCAAGGAGAGTAATTTatatgtaaagaaaaaacatcTCCCCAATGGCATTTTGAGTCGTGTGTAACTGGATTTCCCATCAGTTTACCAGTTCAATTAAAAACGCAAACCACAACACTGAAAGGCTTCAATGTCTTTCATGCACACCCTAGCCCCGTGAGAATGCTGAGCGTTCCTGTGGGAATTTACACACCACCACACCTACCTGAACACTGGCAACAGGAAGACAGAGCTAAAGCTCATAAAAATTGATGAGATACATTGCAGTGATATCAACTGGCTCTGGAATGAAACCCTTGTGGTGATGGGGGGATGGGTAAGACTGAAACGTAgcattctgtaaaaataaaagctccaCAGATATAAATATTAAGCTTGAAAGTGCTTAAATAtaaattgttaaaataattccCCCAAATgaggttgggaggggaagggactgcATAAAAACAACCATTTCTCTCTTCTGCATTcattcaaagaataaaaaagatgCGCTAGACAGAAAAAGTAATCTGAAACTTTATTAAATTCAGTCTTTCTCCACTCTTTGCCCTAACTACATCAAACTTGGATTCCATCTCTCGCTCATACATTCTTAATCTGAATTTGTTTGTCATGAAATTGCTGCTCTTTCACTGTGTCAGAATAATGCAGCCATTACAGCACTGTCATTTTCATTGAGTGTAGCTGGACTCGAGTGCATTTCATTGTCACACAACCACACTCAAGTAGATAAGGCTACATGTAATCATccaaagaaactgaagcaaataCAATACCACAGGCTACAGTGGAGACGTTTTCAGACGGTGCCTGAAGATTAAAACCGTCAAGAGCGCTACTTTAGTTTTGATCTACCATTAGTGCTGCTACTTAAACTATGCTATCTAAAAACGTACAGTAACCTTTACAGCACATCACTTGCCTTTAGAAAGTGCTTGCCTCAGGTTTTCAGTATTTCTGAGCCAAAACACTAAAAGTTACATGGCTGTACGGACAGTGCTCTACCTAACCCCTAAATAACTCCTAATTTCACAGCGTTGCTTTACTGCTGCTTTCCCAACAGGATCTAGGCTAAGAGCTCCAATGCACTGTGCACAGAAACTTACCAAGAGCTACAGCAATTGCTGTGAAGACTGCAGCAATTTATTAAGTTTCTGCCTGGATTTTATGTCCCCAAGTCAAGAGGAGTAAATGAGGGAGGAAACTGATGCCCTGTACCTCAAGAGCACTGTCCTTATCCCAACGATGCACCTGATACACAAAGCGTATTCCTTAACCCCTCACCCTTGGATCCATGCCCAACCCATGGTAAATGGAAGTAACACAATATGAGAAACAGCACTGTAAAATCAGACCTATCTGTTGAGCCCAAATAATAACCCAGGAGGACAACAAAAAGTGGAAAAGACtgttcctctctccctcacaTAAAAAGAAGAGTTGAACAGGCTGACTCATCCAACACAGTCACCGTATCAAGGAGATGGGATACTGGTAACAATACTGATACATCACTAACACTTGTACTTCCTAAAGAACGGTATAGCAAGGGAATACAGGTAAAAATCCCTTTAAGGAATATACGACTACTGATTTCCCATTAAGGAATAAATGAGTACTGGTTTCCCACAAATCAGAATCCACAAAATAAAGAACTGCCATCAGTCACTTCTGCAGTCGCAGAAATAGTAAAGTATTAAAAGTAGTACCTTGCTTCAAATAATAGCCATTACCTTAGCTTTAGAGGaagctgcacacacacaaaaaaataaaaatcatcaggaCAGTTCACTCTAAAAAGCTGACCATAAGAAAAATGTCTTACTAAGCCCCGTCTACTGGCACTTTTCTTCAGGTCAAAGAATCAGGGTTTGTATTACCTATGAACAAAGTGATCTTAACATTTCTTAGAAGAATTTGACCCAATCCCTATGACTGCTGCTCAGTGCTCAGCTTTCTGGCATTCTGTGACTGTAAGCTCCACCTGATAAATGACACCAAATGTGCCCAAAGTATTTTGTCTTCCAGCAGAAAACAGACTGCCGCAGTCTAACCTGCTCCCAAACCATCAGGTCCCCTTGGATCAACTCCTTGTCCTCACCAGCAGCAATTACTCATATCCATGCTAGGTGATCCAAGTGACACCCACTGATAACCCTTCATCAGTACTGAATGACACTCAATagtcctcccttcctctttctccaaaCCAGTGTAAAACCACGCTGTTCCTCTCCCCTACTATTCTCTTAGTCTTTTCAAGATACCATCAAAAGCCTAAAAACATCTGTAAACACAATATACACTGTTTTTCCTTTAACAACAGTTTAGctgacatataaaaataaatatagtagATATAAGGAGGCACATCCATCTTCCTGAGACTCTGTGCTGGCTTTGGATGAAAATAAGCAAATGCGGAGTTCTAGAGCCTAGTTCCAACCAAGAAAAACTGGTTGTCAccagtggaaaataaaacagcaaggGAAACCAACTGAGTGAAGCAACTGGCAGATTCTGTTTCTCAGCTGTCTCAACTGCTTCTTCAAAAGTTCCCTCCTTTCCAGTGTTATTTTCCACATTTTGGATTTCTCCTGAAGGCACATATGAAATGAGGTAACACCTAAAGTAAccgaggagaggggctggcttGCATTTGACTGCTAGTACATATGTGATCTTTCTTTCCCTTAGTTCATTAACTGTGCGCTCCAGAAAACAATCTGGTGCTGGCAATTTCCGAACACAGCACCTTGCAGAGATTTTGCCTTGAAAGTCTACCACAAATGTACACAACAGCCATTTACCAAATTCATTCTAGGACCAGGTGACCTTCATGGTACCCTGATAAACTTTTCTCCTCCTTAGTTAAGtttactgatttttcttacaGGAAGCAGGAATGAAAGACTGAAATGTACTGAacattaataattattttcaggCTACAGCAGTCACACATAAACATGCCTGCTTATAAATCAGTTGATATTGTTCTAGCTTATAAGAACAGTAATGGAAATAAATCCATTACTAATACAGACAGGGCTGTAAGTAACAACTTATGTTTTACAGCTGAATATAAATAGCAGGACAGAAACTCCTGAAACAGGCAGAAAAGtctgattttattattaataatgaacATTTTGCCTTACATAGAGGTTTTCAAGCCTGATGGATTTCACAGTGTTTCACAGTACAAGCACATGAAAGAATCAGACAATTCTGGAACATGGGAGAGCAGATAGCCTAATGCACACCtcccagaaatatttcttttgggtAAAAATAACAGGAAGTTTGACCCTTGCAAAAAGAAGTCTTTGAAATATTCGCAACAAAAATTATCTCTTGGTTCATATTTTATGTGCTTCATGTCTTCCTGATAGGGAGAGAAGTAAAACTGGGCTAAGTACAGACTGTGAGACAAGGAAGGCGATGAGAACATCAGCAAGAATGATGTCAGAACTGtctaaaagtgaagaaaagggaGTGAGAGAAAGGCCAGAAATCTGGGCTGAAGTTGAGACTCTCCCATGAATTTTATGTTGGCACATTTACTGGGCCTATGCACAGTCAGAGGTAGGACAGCCAAACATGACATCATTCAGAAATGAGCCACGCCACCAGGCCAAAGGGAAGTGAAAAGGATACATGAAAAGTAGTACTGCCCATGAAGATTTCGGGGAGATACACATTGCATTTCCCACCCACCAGCCAAGTGAGAAATTTACTGGAAGGATTCAAACTGTCCAaccattttcccttttattaagCTTATTCAACAAAAAAGTTATAATTTTTCAATCCACTGCACCCATTACCTATTTCTTTTATTAACACATTTTGACTTGCAAAGCAAAAGTGgcttgggaaaaataaaagggtaaTGCACATAGTGAATGGATGTGGAAACCTAACACAATTGGTAAGCGATCTTGGACCAGGAAACAGCTTTCTGTTCTTGGCACTCTTCCCACAACTGAAGCTCCAGCATACTACAACTGCAGGACGGAATAAACACTAGTAccaatgaaaacaaatgacaaaagCTACTACTTACCATGTACAAATCCTCGTTGATGCCTAGGTATTTCCCATTACCACAACCAACATCAGCCACTATTGACCCTTTTGGTAGTGACCTGAGAAACTCTACAATTCGGGGCCATGGGCTATGCCTGGTGCTGCTGAAATGTGTGGCAATCTCTTCGTACACCTTATGTACATATTCTTGTTCCAGCTTTGAGGCTTCCATCTCATTGTGGGGAAATGAAGGTTGTATCTGTCTTTGCTGTCCTTTCTGGCTGTCACAGACAGATGGGTAAACTAGATACAgcaacacatacacaaaaaatcatttttttaaaagttattcatTGTTGGTTAAActtatttagcaaaaaaaaaaaaacaaaccaggaagtgaaatattaaaatgcaaaaaatgctCCATTCCTCctttaccttttaaaaactgaaatgcaggtCAAACCACAGTAGTGTTTGATCACCTTAAAACAAGCACCTGCCCAGATGTATCAGAGGCTGTTTGCAGTGATCATTCATCCTCCTATGTTAACAAGGTTTATGTTTTCAAAACTGAGACAGTGCCCCTATTACCAAAGATCATGACATCATTGCAATTCAGCCTCTGAAATTCTGTTCTGAGGGCACAAATGGACTTCAATTCCATGTAACAGCTGAGCCACCTATCATTATCTGTACAGCCCTAAGGCACTTACATGGCTCTGTCACTGCAGATCTGGCTGCTTCTTCTTCTCTAATGTACTTATTTTCACAAAATTACAGTCTGcttcaaataaaaaacaacaaaaactgatGGGAACCTGAAGAATAGTAGCTACTTCCATTCTGGTATGTAATTCTGGCACTTGAGATCCCAATGAAATGCAAGATTCCCGATTAGTTGCCTGGGTCTAGAGCAAGCCAAATGCCTTCCTGTACTCAGAAACTACAGTAGCCACACAGATGCAACCAATTCAGGCCACATAGTGTGCCTAACCCTGAGCCATCCAGGAACGGCTACCAGGAATGCCAAAAATCACCCAAAGGGATATCCGGTTTGCTCAAAAAAAATGCTTACACATTGgtgataaataataattttgactTGGAGATCACCTCAAGACACTTACTGCAATTGCAAGGGCTTCTCCTCACTTTCCTAAATGTAAATGACGTCCTGGTTTCCCTTCGATTTAGTGTCAAATCTCCAACATCAGCAGTGATCGTTCCAACTTTCTGCCCAAGCTCAGATGCTTGAATAACATCATATTTTCGGGGTGTAATCCTAAAACaaagtaatacaaaataatagaataatttgcatcagaaaaaaaaaatccatctttataAGAAGGCACTTCTTAAATACTGTGACAAGTGTAATTACAACATGCTATTTAATgtactgctgcttctgttttcaaCTTACtcaa
Encoded here:
- the ALKBH8 gene encoding alkylated DNA repair protein alkB homolog 8; this encodes MAASSQVTGTEFKTSEDHLKVHKMKKKVLRKQIRAQHTLMRHEGIECISHATQSLVIANAGLGNGMSRHQLLRILEEYGLVETLLMPPNKPYSFVKYGTTEEAKKAFDALNGKEVTLEDFGQNIVLYINFVEKVFWKNAIPTSLPPGLMVIEKVISPEEERRMLESIDWTGDEDTQNAQKTLKHRRVKHFGYEFCYNNNNVDKDKPLPGGLPEICDLFLEKCLKQGYIKHKPDQLTVNQYEPGQGIPPHIDTHSAFEDEIISLSLGAEIVMDFKHPDGHTVAIMLPRCSLLVMAGESRYLWTHGITPRKYDVIQASELGQKVGTITADVGDLTLNRRETRTSFTFRKVRRSPCNCIYPSVCDSQKGQQRQIQPSFPHNEMEASKLEQEYVHKVYEEIATHFSSTRHSPWPRIVEFLRSLPKGSIVADVGCGNGKYLGINEDLYMVGCDRSKNLVDICGEKNFQAFVCDALSVPIRSGSCDACISIAVIHHFSTAERRLATIRELVRLLRPGGTALIYVWAMEQEYKNQKSKYLKEKNGSKDTVEEINTGMAQRPLSDQMPDSSSQDSACSDRLLHDSKDEGCDAKPVADSRLPVHTNRTSFHSQDLLVPWHLKGGTKKKGESVDTVLFPAGSKESQELSPVFHRYYHVFCEGELEAACRSLDCVRVQKSYYDQGNWCVVLEKL